The sequence CGAGCTGTCCCGTTACACCAGCTTCCTCTATCGTCTCTCTCAAAGCAGCTTCCTCAATTGATTCGTCAATCTCCCAACCTCCTTTAGGTAATAACATCCCTTTCCCTTTCTTCTGTGCGCTTATCAAAAGCACTTCAatctctccaccaccaccgtgTTTCTTGTATCTGTACGGTATACATCTGCAAGAAACAAAGAATCAGATTCCATTTTGAAagaataaatcaattttttttttaaattagttttttttttgtttaattttcaaTTGGACGTAACGTACGTACCCGACGACTTGACGATACCCTGTGGTGTTGTAGCGTTGCAGATCTCTTCCGGTTCGAGAGACTAAAGAGATTACTTTCTTCGACGGGATGTTGTTGTTGTATGTCGGAGGAAAGTGTGATCCGATGTTTGAGATGCATAGAGAAACATATAACTCTGtcatt comes from Brassica rapa cultivar Chiifu-401-42 chromosome A02, CAAS_Brap_v3.01, whole genome shotgun sequence and encodes:
- the LOC103852850 gene encoding nudix hydrolase 21, chloroplastic; amino-acid sequence: MTELYVSLCISNIGSHFPPTYNNNIPSKKVISLVSRTGRDLQRYNTTGYRQVVGCIPYRYKKHGGGGEIEVLLISAQKKGKGMLLPKGGWEIDESIEEAALRETIEEAGVTGQLEESLGMWQYKSKRDNMMVHDGYMFPMLVSEQFEIWPECGFRQRKWVCLSEAIELCRNGWMREALEVFINRKCQG